A segment of the Thermodesulfobacteriota bacterium genome:
GGTACAGACGCCACGGCAGGTGGTCTGTCTCCCTCCCCCAGCGGGGGAGGGTCGGGGTGGGGGAATGGATGCGCGCCCGTCTCTCAGCCGGCGGGCAGCGGCCCGTAGGGCGGCCCGCCAGCTGGTGCCACCGGCTGGCGGCACCAGTCCAGGGCGACCTGGGTGGGCGGCCGGCCTTCCTGGCGGCTTTCCGTCAGGACCCGCTCCACCAGGGCGGTCATCCGCCGGCAGACATGGTCGAGCACAGCCTGGGGCTCGGGGCGGGCGGCCGGGCCGAACAGGCCCTCCATGGACAGGGAGCCGCCGCAGCCGGTCAAGAAATCCGGCAGCACCAGCACCCCGCGGCTGGCCAGCCCGGCCGCCGCGGCAGCGGTGACCGCCAGATTGGCCCCCGGCACCACGGCCCGGGCGGCCAGCCGCGGCCAGGCGTCGTCGTCGATGGCGTGCTCCACCGCGGCCGGCACCAGACAATCGCAAGGCGTCTCCAGGATGGCTTCCCGAACGGCAGCCCGCATGCCGGGGCCGGCCGGCGGCAGCCCGTTGCCGGGGAGGGCCAGGAGGGCCGGCACCGGCAGGCCGGTCTCCCCGGTGGCCACCAGGGCGTGGCTGGCATCGGCGATGGCGGTCACCCGCACCTGGGCGGCGGCTAGCACCGCCAGGGCGCTCCGGGCCACGGCGCCA
Coding sequences within it:
- a CDS encoding Glu/Leu/Phe/Val dehydrogenase dimerization domain-containing protein, producing LAAGGLRVQADLTREHLIAMAANMTRKMRVASLRVDGAKAGIARDPAAPGKAAALARFLSAIRPYIEQRYSVGPDLNLRMEELEAAGRGLGLASVKMAIARAQGITIPELVTRMQLLEAVLPGGQTLGWLRGGYGVGAAVLAVLPWLGLAPREARVAVQGFGAVARSALAVLAAAQVRVTAIADASHALVATGETGLPVPALLALPGNGLPPAGPGMRAAVREAILETPCDCLVPAAVEHAIDDDAWPRLAARAVVPGANLAVTAAAAAGLASRGVLVLPDFLTGCGGSLSMEGLFGPAARPEPQAVLDHVCRRMTALVERVLTESRQEGRPPTQVALDWCRQPVAPAGGPPYGPLPAG